A genomic segment from Halanaerobiaceae bacterium ANBcell28 encodes:
- the fabK gene encoding enoyl-[acyl-carrier-protein] reductase FabK, with protein sequence MLSTRILDLLEIEVPIIQGGMAWVATGELAAAVSKAGALGIIGAGNAPAEVVAEEIAKVKKETDKPFAINIMLLSPFVDDIVDLVIKEKVPIVTTGAGNPGKYIERFKSIGTKVIPVVPSVSLAKRMERLQVDAIIAEGNEAGGHIGDLTTMSLVPQIVDAVELPVIAAGGIADGRGLIASIALGAEAVQIGTRFVCSTECTAHDFYKEAIVKAKDRDAVVTGRSTGHPVRNLKNILTRKMADLERKGASKDEIEEYGAGRLRDAVREGNIDEGSVMAGQIAGLISDIKPAKEIIDEIMKDAKSIIENFKGSS encoded by the coding sequence ATGCTAAGCACTAGAATATTAGACTTACTAGAGATTGAAGTTCCGATCATACAGGGTGGTATGGCTTGGGTAGCTACTGGAGAACTAGCAGCAGCAGTTAGTAAAGCTGGTGCATTAGGAATTATTGGGGCGGGAAATGCCCCAGCGGAAGTAGTTGCAGAAGAAATTGCTAAAGTAAAGAAAGAGACTGATAAGCCATTTGCAATAAATATTATGTTGCTATCACCATTTGTTGATGATATAGTAGATTTAGTGATAAAAGAAAAAGTTCCCATTGTTACAACTGGTGCTGGAAATCCAGGTAAATATATAGAAAGATTTAAGTCAATAGGAACCAAAGTAATACCAGTAGTTCCTTCAGTTTCGCTTGCAAAACGTATGGAGAGACTTCAGGTTGATGCTATTATAGCTGAGGGTAACGAAGCTGGAGGTCATATAGGTGATCTAACTACAATGTCACTTGTACCTCAAATCGTTGATGCTGTTGAATTACCAGTTATAGCTGCTGGTGGAATTGCTGATGGACGTGGCTTGATTGCATCAATAGCATTAGGAGCTGAGGCTGTGCAAATAGGTACACGTTTTGTTTGTTCTACTGAATGTACAGCACATGATTTTTATAAAGAAGCTATTGTAAAAGCAAAAGATCGTGATGCTGTGGTTACAGGTAGAAGTACAGGTCATCCAGTTCGAAATTTAAAAAATATACTAACACGTAAAATGGCTGATTTAGAGCGAAAAGGAGCCAGTAAAGACGAAATCGAAGAATATGGTGCTGGGCGTTTAAGAGATGCTGTTCGTGAAGGTAATATAGATGAGGGCAGTGTAATGGCAGGTCAAATAGCTGGTCTAATTAGTGATATTAAACCAGCTAAGGAAATTATAGATGAAATAATGAAAGATGCTAAAAGTATTATTGAAAATTTTAAGGGGAGCAGTTAA
- the fabD gene encoding ACP S-malonyltransferase, which translates to MSKIAFVFPGQGSQYVGMGKEFIEQFSFAEDIIENANKILDFNLKELCLNGPVEDLNNTRNTQVAIYTISYIINKVLESKDIYPDIVAGHSLGHYSALAASEVLSFEDGLNLVQNRGIIMSDGIEDLEGSMAAIIGLEEEKILFICQKVEGVCELANYNSPGQVVISGEIRAIKEACALAEEGGAKKVVELKVSGPFHSSLMEKAESRFAEYLKDISFNQPRYPIVDNVTANFLNNPLEIKELLIKQISGSVRWLESVQLMIANNVETFIEVGPGRVLKGLMRRIDRSVNAYNVEDIKSLDKLITKL; encoded by the coding sequence ATGAGTAAAATAGCTTTTGTTTTTCCTGGGCAGGGCTCACAATATGTGGGCATGGGAAAAGAATTTATTGAGCAATTTTCATTTGCCGAAGATATAATAGAAAATGCAAATAAAATATTAGATTTTAATTTGAAAGAATTATGTTTAAATGGTCCTGTAGAAGACTTGAATAATACTAGAAATACTCAAGTAGCTATTTATACAATAAGTTATATTATAAATAAAGTTTTAGAATCTAAAGATATATACCCTGATATAGTAGCAGGACATAGTCTTGGCCATTATTCAGCTTTAGCCGCCAGTGAAGTACTTAGTTTTGAAGATGGTCTTAATTTAGTACAAAATCGGGGTATAATAATGAGTGATGGTATAGAAGATCTTGAAGGAAGTATGGCTGCTATAATTGGCTTGGAAGAAGAAAAAATATTGTTTATCTGTCAAAAAGTAGAAGGAGTTTGTGAACTTGCGAATTATAATTCTCCTGGGCAAGTTGTAATATCTGGAGAAATAAGAGCAATTAAAGAAGCATGTGCTTTAGCAGAAGAAGGGGGAGCTAAGAAAGTAGTAGAACTAAAAGTTAGTGGCCCTTTTCATTCATCTTTGATGGAAAAAGCAGAATCACGCTTTGCCGAATATTTAAAAGATATTTCATTTAATCAGCCCAGATACCCTATTGTTGATAATGTTACAGCTAATTTTCTTAATAATCCACTTGAAATAAAAGAATTATTAATTAAACAAATAAGTGGAAGTGTTCGCTGGTTAGAATCAGTACAGTTAATGATTGCTAATAATGTTGAAACTTTTATTGAAGTAGGACCAGGTCGAGTATTAAAAGGACTAATGAGAAGAATTGATAGATCAGTTAATGCATATAATGTTGAAGATATAAAGAGTTTGGATAAATTAATAACTAAGTTATAG
- the fabG gene encoding 3-oxoacyl-[acyl-carrier-protein] reductase translates to MRLEGKVAIVTGSSRGIGATTAEYLAKEGADIIINYPFAGEKENAEEVVETIQNMGRKAIMIEADISKMDEAKKLVKESKAEFDHIDILVNNAGITRDNLILRMKEDEWDSVIAVNLKGVFNCSKAILRSMMKQRSGKIINLASVVGIMGNLGQANYSASKAGVIGFTKSLAKEVSSRGITANAVAPGFIESHMTENLPENVKKDMLGAIPLNKFGKQEDVANLIVFLASDEANYINGQVINVDGGMVM, encoded by the coding sequence ATGAGACTAGAGGGTAAGGTTGCAATTGTTACCGGTAGTTCTAGAGGGATAGGAGCCACTACAGCTGAATATCTTGCGAAAGAAGGAGCAGATATAATTATTAACTATCCATTTGCTGGTGAAAAAGAAAATGCTGAAGAAGTAGTTGAAACTATTCAAAATATGGGTCGAAAAGCAATAATGATTGAAGCAGATATTTCAAAAATGGATGAAGCAAAAAAACTAGTAAAGGAAAGTAAAGCAGAATTTGATCATATTGATATATTGGTCAATAATGCTGGTATTACGCGAGATAATCTTATATTACGTATGAAAGAAGATGAATGGGATTCTGTTATTGCTGTTAATTTAAAAGGTGTGTTTAACTGTAGTAAAGCCATTTTAAGATCAATGATGAAACAAAGAAGTGGGAAAATAATTAATCTTGCTTCTGTTGTTGGTATTATGGGAAATCTTGGTCAGGCTAATTATTCTGCCTCCAAAGCAGGTGTTATTGGTTTTACTAAATCACTTGCTAAAGAAGTTTCCAGCAGAGGTATTACTGCAAATGCAGTAGCTCCAGGATTTATTGAATCACATATGACAGAAAATTTACCTGAAAACGTAAAAAAGGATATGTTAGGCGCTATACCTTTAAATAAATTCGGAAAACAAGAAGATGTTGCTAATTTAATAGTATTTCTAGCTTCTGATGAAGCAAATTATATTAATGGTCAGGTTATTAATGTTGACGGTGGAATGGTAATGTGA
- a CDS encoding acyl carrier protein, whose protein sequence is MEDVYQKVVDIIVEELAIDADEVTSEASFIDDLGADSLDVVELVMAFEEEFDIEIPDEDAEKIQTVQNAVDYIEENL, encoded by the coding sequence ATGGAAGATGTTTATCAAAAGGTGGTTGATATTATTGTTGAAGAATTAGCTATTGATGCAGATGAAGTTACTTCAGAAGCTTCATTTATTGATGATCTTGGTGCTGATTCTTTGGATGTTGTTGAATTAGTTATGGCCTTTGAAGAGGAATTTGATATTGAAATTCCTGACGAAGACGCTGAAAAAATTCAAACTGTGCAAAACGCAGTAGATTATATTGAAGAGAATTTATAA
- the fabF gene encoding beta-ketoacyl-ACP synthase II — protein sequence MERKVVITGLGVVSALGTELDIFWNNIINSKSGISNISKFDVSNYPSKIGAEIKDFKPEEYIDRKEIKRLALFTQYAIYAANKALEDSGLEIDENNADQVGVLIGSGIGGIEVLEDQIEKLIKKGPRRVSPFFIPMMISNMASGHVSIYTGAKGPNSNAVTACASGTSAIGEAAEMIKRGDADIMIAGGTEGAISPSAVAGFANMKALTTRNDEPSRASRPFDAERDGFVIGEGSGVIILEELESARQRGAKIYAELIGYGSSGDAHHITQPSPGGEGAARAMEMAIKKAGIEKNALDYINAHGTSTPLNDKFETMGIKSVFKDHAYDLMVSSTKSMTGHLLGAAGGVEAVICAKSIYEGIVPPTINYENPDPDCDLDYVPNEARNVAVKYAMSNSFGFGGQNACLVFGKDE from the coding sequence ATGGAAAGAAAAGTCGTTATTACAGGTTTAGGTGTTGTTTCTGCACTTGGTACAGAATTAGATATTTTTTGGAATAATATAATAAATTCTAAATCTGGGATAAGTAATATTAGTAAATTTGATGTAAGTAATTATCCTAGTAAAATTGGTGCTGAAATTAAAGACTTTAAGCCTGAAGAATATATTGATCGAAAAGAAATCAAAAGGCTAGCTTTATTTACTCAATATGCTATTTATGCAGCTAATAAGGCTTTAGAGGATTCTGGTCTTGAAATTGATGAAAATAATGCTGATCAAGTTGGTGTTTTAATTGGTTCTGGAATAGGCGGAATAGAGGTATTGGAAGATCAGATTGAAAAATTGATTAAAAAAGGACCAAGACGGGTAAGTCCATTTTTTATACCTATGATGATATCAAATATGGCTTCAGGCCATGTTTCTATATATACTGGGGCTAAGGGTCCTAATAGTAATGCTGTTACAGCTTGTGCTTCTGGGACAAGTGCTATTGGCGAGGCAGCAGAAATGATTAAACGTGGAGATGCTGATATCATGATTGCTGGTGGAACAGAAGGAGCTATTTCTCCATCTGCAGTAGCAGGATTTGCTAATATGAAAGCACTTACTACCAGAAATGATGAACCCAGTAGAGCCAGTCGTCCATTTGATGCTGAACGTGATGGATTTGTAATTGGAGAAGGTAGTGGTGTAATAATTCTAGAGGAATTAGAATCAGCACGACAAAGAGGAGCAAAGATATATGCTGAACTTATAGGCTATGGTAGTTCAGGAGATGCTCATCATATAACCCAGCCATCACCTGGTGGTGAAGGTGCAGCTAGGGCTATGGAAATGGCAATAAAGAAAGCTGGTATAGAGAAAAACGCATTAGATTATATTAATGCACATGGAACATCGACACCGCTAAATGATAAGTTTGAAACAATGGGTATAAAAAGTGTTTTTAAAGACCATGCTTATGATTTAATGGTAAGTTCAACAAAATCAATGACTGGTCATCTTTTAGGTGCAGCAGGTGGTGTTGAAGCAGTTATTTGTGCTAAATCTATCTATGAGGGTATAGTACCTCCTACTATAAATTATGAAAATCCTGATCCGGATTGTGATCTGGATTATGTACCTAATGAGGCTCGTAATGTTGCTGTAAAGTATGCTATGAGTAATTCATTTGGATTTGGAGGGCAAAATGCTTGCCTTGTTTTTGGGAAAGATGAATAA
- the rnc gene encoding ribonuclease III — MLLSDFENLILDLEKKLMLKFNDKKLLQRAFTHKSFSNENTELRLRDNERLEFLGDSVLSLVISTYIFENFPDYPEGELAKMRSVIVSEPVLAIKARSLNLGKYLLLGKGEELSGGRGRESILADVVEALIAAIYIDMGISVAQKFIIELFEDIIIDVEQGNYIQDYKTILQEIIQKDNLDRPLYLVVKEKGPDHNKVFTVEVKHQDRVLGIGNGSSKKEAEQNAAKLALKKLKMI; from the coding sequence ATGCTTTTATCTGATTTTGAAAACTTAATTTTAGATCTAGAAAAAAAGCTAATGCTTAAGTTTAATGATAAAAAGCTTTTACAAAGAGCTTTTACCCATAAGTCTTTTAGTAATGAAAATACCGAGCTTAGATTGCGAGATAATGAAAGACTTGAATTTCTAGGAGATTCTGTTTTGAGTTTAGTAATTAGCACTTATATTTTTGAAAATTTTCCTGATTATCCAGAAGGAGAATTAGCCAAAATGCGATCTGTAATAGTAAGTGAGCCTGTATTGGCAATTAAGGCTCGCTCATTGAATTTAGGTAAATATCTTTTGCTAGGCAAGGGTGAAGAACTTTCAGGTGGTCGAGGTCGAGAATCTATTTTAGCTGATGTTGTAGAGGCTTTGATAGCAGCGATTTATATAGACATGGGTATTAGTGTTGCCCAAAAGTTTATAATAGAATTGTTTGAGGATATTATTATTGATGTAGAGCAAGGGAATTACATTCAAGATTATAAAACAATACTGCAAGAAATCATACAAAAAGATAATTTAGATAGGCCCTTATACTTGGTAGTAAAAGAAAAGGGTCCTGATCATAATAAAGTCTTTACTGTTGAAGTTAAACACCAGGATAGAGTTCTTGGCATAGGAAATGGTTCCAGTAAAAAAGAAGCAGAACAAAATGCAGCTAAACTTGCTCTTAAAAAATTAAAAATGATTTAA
- the aroH gene encoding chorismate mutase: MRAIRGAITVEEDKEDEVLQASEEILKEIINENDLQLEEFVSVTFTATADIKSVYPAVAARKLGLDNVPLLCFQEMKVENSLRKCIRIMVYINRDCKLDDIKHVYLRKAVNLRPDLNN; this comes from the coding sequence ATGAGAGCAATACGTGGAGCAATAACTGTAGAAGAGGATAAAGAAGACGAAGTGCTTCAAGCAAGTGAAGAAATACTTAAAGAAATAATAAATGAAAATGATCTCCAGCTTGAAGAATTTGTAAGTGTTACATTCACAGCTACAGCTGATATAAAAAGTGTTTATCCTGCAGTAGCAGCTCGAAAACTGGGCTTAGATAATGTGCCCTTATTGTGTTTTCAGGAGATGAAAGTTGAAAATTCTTTGCGAAAATGTATTAGAATTATGGTTTATATTAATAGAGATTGTAAACTTGATGATATAAAACATGTCTACTTACGAAAGGCTGTAAATTTACGGCCAGATTTAAATAATTAA
- the aroF gene encoding 3-deoxy-7-phosphoheptulonate synthase, which yields MIIVMKENASKEQISKVTRRVEELGYTPHPSRGTQRMIIGIIGDLDREELIDSLGAHPGVEKLVPIVEPYKLVGKTFKKESSVIEIIDGVKIGGKEICMMAGPCAVESEEQLMSTAIAVKKAGAKVLRGGAFKPRTSPYSFQGLEEEGLKILRRAGNETGLAVVTEVVDPRDVELVENYADVFQIGARNMQNFFLLREVGKSQKPVMIKRGMSATYKEFLMAAEYIMSEGNYNVILCERGIRTFEDHTRNTLDLVSVPVFKSLSHLPVVIDPSHGTGHWDLVKPASKGAIAMGADGLIVEVHPEPTRALSDGQQSLKFETFNELIEDLKPIAKAVDREI from the coding sequence ATGATTATTGTAATGAAAGAAAATGCATCAAAAGAACAGATATCTAAGGTGACTAGACGAGTTGAGGAACTAGGTTATACTCCACATCCTTCCAGGGGTACACAGAGGATGATTATTGGTATTATTGGAGATCTTGATCGAGAAGAATTGATTGACTCATTGGGGGCACATCCTGGTGTAGAAAAACTAGTTCCTATTGTGGAACCATATAAGTTAGTTGGTAAAACTTTCAAAAAAGAGTCATCAGTAATTGAAATAATTGATGGTGTAAAAATTGGTGGTAAGGAAATTTGTATGATGGCTGGACCCTGTGCTGTAGAGAGTGAAGAACAATTAATGTCAACTGCTATTGCAGTAAAAAAAGCAGGGGCAAAAGTCCTCAGAGGTGGTGCTTTTAAACCACGTACATCTCCATATAGTTTCCAGGGTCTTGAAGAAGAGGGTTTAAAAATATTACGCAGAGCTGGTAATGAGACAGGCCTGGCAGTAGTAACAGAAGTAGTTGACCCAAGAGATGTTGAGTTAGTGGAAAATTATGCAGATGTTTTTCAGATTGGTGCACGTAATATGCAAAACTTTTTTCTTTTAAGAGAAGTAGGGAAAAGTCAAAAGCCAGTAATGATAAAAAGGGGTATGAGTGCGACATATAAAGAGTTTTTGATGGCTGCCGAATATATAATGTCAGAGGGTAATTACAATGTTATTTTATGTGAAAGAGGTATAAGAACTTTTGAAGACCACACTCGTAATACTCTGGACTTAGTAAGTGTACCTGTATTTAAGAGCCTTAGTCATTTACCAGTAGTAATTGACCCAAGTCATGGAACAGGACATTGGGATCTTGTAAAACCTGCTTCAAAAGGTGCTATTGCTATGGGTGCTGACGGTTTAATTGTTGAGGTTCATCCTGAGCCAACAAGAGCTCTTAGTGATGGTCAACAATCACTTAAGTTTGAAACATTTAATGAACTAATAGAAGATTTGAAACCTATAGCTAAAGCTGTGGATCGTGAAATATAA
- a CDS encoding prephenate dehydrogenase/arogenate dehydrogenase family protein has translation MNIGIIGLGLMGGSLALALKDNFDKLKLYGLDKDQKNLSYVKKNKIIDKIIDNENISKLDIIFIAVPVRSVVKVITDLLPYIDSEKTIVSDMGSTKEYICQEIKENFPELQFVAGHPMTGKELSGPEYASASLFKEKTYVIIRDDSEIEDDSRENGILNESKDTGNYNNLINLLKGIGAKLVFMNARRHDEIVALTSHLPHLLAAASVNLLADSENKYSEMSKIMGQGFRDFTRIAGCNPEMWQDIFVTNKKAIIENLDAFLDGMNKFKIALEEDNEDMIYKLMSSARKRRLSLEE, from the coding sequence ATGAATATTGGAATAATCGGACTTGGCTTAATGGGCGGTTCTTTGGCTCTAGCTTTGAAAGATAATTTTGATAAGCTTAAATTATATGGTCTTGATAAGGATCAAAAAAACCTAAGTTATGTTAAAAAAAATAAAATAATAGATAAAATTATAGATAATGAAAATATATCAAAATTAGATATAATATTTATTGCAGTACCTGTGAGATCAGTAGTTAAAGTTATTACTGATCTCCTGCCATATATAGATTCTGAAAAAACTATAGTAAGTGATATGGGAAGTACTAAAGAATATATTTGTCAGGAAATTAAAGAAAACTTTCCTGAGCTTCAATTTGTGGCAGGACATCCTATGACAGGTAAAGAGCTTAGTGGTCCTGAGTATGCATCTGCAAGCCTATTCAAAGAGAAAACTTACGTAATAATTAGAGATGATAGTGAAATAGAGGATGATTCGAGGGAAAATGGGATTTTAAATGAAAGCAAAGATACGGGTAATTATAATAATTTAATAAATCTATTAAAAGGAATTGGGGCAAAATTAGTATTTATGAATGCTAGAAGACATGATGAGATAGTTGCTTTAACAAGTCACTTACCCCATTTACTTGCAGCAGCAAGCGTTAATCTACTTGCGGATTCAGAAAATAAATATTCTGAAATGTCCAAGATTATGGGACAGGGTTTTAGAGATTTTACCAGGATTGCTGGCTGTAATCCAGAAATGTGGCAGGATATTTTTGTGACTAATAAGAAAGCTATTATTGAGAATCTTGATGCTTTTCTAGATGGAATGAATAAGTTTAAGATAGCTTTGGAAGAAGATAACGAGGATATGATCTATAAATTGATGTCATCAGCTCGAAAACGTCGGCTATCACTGGAGGAGTAA
- the aroA gene encoding 3-phosphoshikimate 1-carboxyvinyltransferase has product MIFKTKACSSVKGKIKIPGDKSISHRSLIFSAIAEGKSTIHGMLESEDCLNTKKAFQAMGVDIQKADKGTYHVEGVGLHGLKAADNVIDCGNSGTTMRLLSGLLAAQDFLTVLTGDSSLRKRPMDRIMIPLSSMGAQIWARNDIHAPLAIKGQELKGIEYVQEVASAQVKSAIILAGLYSEGNTRVIEPASSRDHTERMLSSFGLDLKIDNNIIELQKDREIRLTAQEITVPGDISSAAFMIAAALIVKDSDLIIENVGVNHTRDGILRVLEDMEANIELFNKRSSGGEEVADIRVTSSELKATTIEGDIIPSLIDEIPLIAVLSTQAEGKTIIRDAHELRVKESDRVKTTCDGLRKLGVDVEELEDGMIINGPVKLEADNVSIETYHDHRIAMSFAIAGLITDGVIDIKNAESINTSFPEFPNLLNEISK; this is encoded by the coding sequence ATGATTTTTAAGACAAAAGCTTGTAGCTCTGTTAAAGGGAAGATTAAAATACCAGGTGATAAATCTATATCACATCGGTCCCTAATTTTTTCAGCTATTGCTGAGGGAAAGAGTACTATACATGGCATGCTTGAGAGTGAGGATTGCTTAAATACTAAAAAGGCTTTTCAGGCTATGGGTGTTGATATTCAGAAAGCTGATAAGGGAACTTATCATGTTGAGGGTGTTGGTCTTCATGGTTTAAAGGCTGCTGATAATGTTATTGATTGTGGTAACTCAGGTACTACAATGAGATTATTATCAGGTTTATTGGCAGCTCAGGATTTTTTAACAGTTTTAACAGGTGATAGTTCTCTTCGTAAAAGACCTATGGATAGAATTATGATTCCATTGTCGTCAATGGGAGCCCAAATATGGGCAAGAAATGATATTCATGCACCACTGGCAATTAAAGGGCAAGAGTTAAAAGGGATTGAATATGTACAAGAGGTTGCTAGTGCCCAAGTTAAGTCAGCTATTATTCTGGCTGGCCTATATAGTGAAGGTAATACCAGGGTGATAGAGCCTGCAAGCTCTCGTGATCACACAGAAAGAATGTTAAGCAGTTTTGGTTTGGATTTAAAGATAGATAATAATATTATTGAACTTCAGAAAGATAGAGAAATTCGATTGACTGCACAGGAAATTACTGTACCTGGTGATATATCTTCAGCAGCTTTTATGATTGCTGCTGCTTTAATTGTCAAAGATAGTGATCTTATAATTGAAAATGTAGGTGTTAATCATACAAGAGATGGTATTTTGAGAGTACTTGAAGATATGGAAGCTAATATAGAACTATTTAATAAAAGATCAAGTGGTGGAGAAGAAGTTGCTGATATTCGTGTCACTAGTAGTGAATTAAAAGCTACTACTATTGAGGGAGATATAATTCCTAGCTTAATTGATGAAATACCACTAATTGCAGTTTTGAGTACTCAAGCAGAAGGGAAAACAATTATAAGAGATGCTCATGAACTGAGAGTTAAAGAAAGCGATCGTGTTAAAACCACCTGTGATGGTTTAAGAAAACTTGGTGTTGATGTAGAAGAATTAGAAGATGGTATGATTATAAATGGTCCTGTAAAACTCGAAGCTGACAATGTATCCATAGAAACATATCATGATCACCGCATAGCCATGTCTTTTGCTATAGCAGGACTTATTACCGATGGTGTAATAGATATTAAGAATGCAGAGTCTATTAACACATCTTTTCCTGAATTTCCAAACTTACTTAATGAAATTTCTAAGTAA